The Coffea arabica cultivar ET-39 chromosome 2c, Coffea Arabica ET-39 HiFi, whole genome shotgun sequence genome includes the window AACTTCCTTTGCAAGATTGTTCAGAATCAAAGAGATCTTCCAAATCTTTGCAGGCTGAAATGTAAAGTGATGTGATTTGTACTTCCCATTTTGTCGGAAAGGAAATCAAGTCTGATATGTTGGAAATGCTCAAGGACTGCAAGTAATGCAATGAGACAACAGAATCGCTGGTGATTCCGAATTTGTACTCACTGATGATATTCATTGCCTCCAAAAGTGTGTGGCTGCGGCATCTATCTATTGCAAGCTGTGTCAGAGGCTCTGATGGATCAAAATAGATTGATTCACATTCACCAATCTCTAGTTTGCGGTTCATTGATGCTCTGCAACTGTTGTAATATTTTGCTGGAAGACCAtggatttttgggcaatttgtAATCATACATCTCCAAATACGAGCCCCCAAGTCGCGAAAATCCACAGAGTAATTGCCTGGGAAACCCTCAAGTACAGGGTTGTCTACAAGCACTAGAGTTCCAGAATATATGGCAGAGAGAGACGGAATTGCCTTCAGAGAATTGCACTTTTTGACCTTCAAAATTCGTAATTTGGGAATGCTTTGGGGCAACTGAATCAGGTCGGGGCAGTTGATAATCTTCAGGGTGTGCAGTAAAGGGCACTCGAGCTGTGCAGGCAACTCCCTCAATTTCTGCATATTCTTAATGCAAATAACTTCAAGATTTTCTTGCCTACCGAGCATGAGAGTTTCAAGGTTCTGGCATCCCTCTAGTATAAGGGTTTTCAGAAGTTGAAGCTTCCCCCTACTTAACCAAGAAGGAGTCCTTTTACCACAATATCTGTGAACTCTGAGCTTTGTGAGACTTGAATGAGGTTCAAGATCTTCCAGAACCTCGGCATCATGTTCATCAGGTGTTTTACCTTTCAATTGTGAAATCTCTCTCTTAGTCTCAGAAGCCCATTCTAACTCTAGAACTTGGACTCTTGGTTTGTTTTTCAAGTTTGCCTCGGCCGCGCGTTCTGCTTTATTGAGCTCCATTATATGCAGTGATCCTTCAAGGTCATTCATGCCCTTTAATTGTTCAATTCCAAAACCTTTCTTGGCTTCACCAACACAGAACTTGTGGAGATTTTGAAGAGAAGTCAGTCTACCAATGTTTGGTGGCTGCCTAAGGCACCTGTATTTCCAGAATGCCTCCTCAATCTCAAGATGCCTCAAGTTGATCAAGCGACTGAGGCCCTTGGGTAATCCTAATAACCAAGGGCAGTCCAAGAGCTTAAGCGTTTGCAGGTTCAGCAAACTGCATAGTTCATTTGGAAGCCACTTGATCTTAGTTCTCGACAAGTTAAGGTAGTGAAGAAGCTTTAACTCTGCAAGTGTTTTTGGCAACTTTGCAACACTACTAGAACTCAGATCTAAAACACGTAGGTATTTCAGAGTCTGGAACATTTTACCAAGTGTCTTGCCAAAGTCTGTTAAGGAATTACGAGACATTGGCATGAGAATGGTACGCAACTTCTTACACTTCATAATGGATTTAGATGCTCCCTCCACTTTTTCACACATTAGCGCAATGTGATGAGTTTTCGGGTCAATGCGACTTGGATTTTCACCTTTCACTATGCAAGAATACTTTCCAGAAACTAATTCTGCCAAATCGTGAAGGTAGTCGTGCATCCTGTACTTCTCTGACTCTGGCTGTTGCTGAAAGAAGGAAAGCTCTTGCAGCCTGTCAAAGCATCTGCGTCCTTTTTCCTCCAGTGTTTCTGCCAACTTACTTGGCTGAACCAGTGAATGAGCCATCCACAATTTGACCAGTTCATCTTTGTCAAACTCATGGCCTTTAGGGAATATGGAGCAAAATGAAAAGCAGCGCTTTAGTTCAGGTGGGAGGTGAAAATAACTTAGTCTAAGGACAAATAGTGTTCTATGCTTCTCATCTCTATATTCCTCTTCTACCTTGGCCAGATCATTATTCAAGATACCCGACCATTTATGACGAGCTTGAGGTCTTAAAAGACATCCTATAACCTCTACAGCCAGAGGTAAACCATCACATTTGCTCACAATTCCATCAGCAATAGCCTTTACATCTTTATTCACTAGGTCTGACTcatcccctttaattgcatttcTGGCAAATAATTTCAGACATTCCTCATGGGGCAATTTTCCCAAGGGAATATGGGGGATAGGCACATTCTGCGGACTCAAACCAAACACATTTTCTGATCGACCAGTTACAATCACCCTAGTTCCGTTATGTGCTGTCAATAAGCCTTTCTCCAGCTCTTTCCAATCCTCGAGATTTTCAGTCCAGACATCATCCAAGACAAGTAGAAGTTTAAGTCCTTCCACAGAGTGCTGTAGCTTTGATTCCAGGCTACCTCCAGGTATGTAATCCTTAGCAGGAATTATATTTTCAAAACTTCGGCTCACATTCATTGGACCTTCGCGGTCTGTAACGGAAATCCAGATTTTAACATCGCAGTGCCCAGCCAGCTTACTGTCCTTATCCGCTTTCTTAGCCTTAGCACAAGCATCAATTATCTTGTCAAAAATTGTGCTCATATTAATTGGACCTTCACTGTCTGAAACAGAAATCCAGCTTTTAATATCAAATTCATCCAGCTCACGGTCATGATACACTTGCCGAGCAAGCACTGTTTTCCCTATGCCCCCCATACCTGTAATCGTGGTCACAGAAACCCGACCGTCCACACTGTTGCCACTCGATTTCAACATCTTAATTATTTCACGTTTCTCCTTTACCCTGCCCACAACCTCAAGATCCATAACAGAGCTAATACGAGCTGGAccccttttctccttttccttgcCAACAGAATCTTCTCCGACAAGGTTCAACAAAGCTTTTTTACTATCAAACCTCGAACGAATTGAATCAAACCTTTCCATGATTTCATGTATGCCATGTACTATTGACCTGTTTTTCAACCGAAAAATCCAATCAGGTGCAACAGGGGGGCAGGTATTTACCTGCCGCATTTCATTCCATATCAGCACCTCTGTTGATAGCATGTCTAGAATATTTTCAGCGTCATAAATAGCATCTTTCAACTCTTCAAGGAGATCTGCCACCTTTGACCTTCGGGGAATCTCCTCTGCATCTTCAATAACTTTTTGGATATCCATGAACTTATCCTGCAAGGTTTTGACATCTTTCTCGAATCCAGCAGGAGTAAAAATCTCATCCTGGATCAACAAAGCAAGTTTCTGGACAACTAATTTGAAAATAGGACTTGCTAATGCCGAAATGGGCTCTGCCATCACTCACTTTTTCAACTGAACAAAATGTAAAGGCATAGGAAGAGAGATCCCAGTTTTTCTTGCAAGGATTACCTCTAAATATTATACATTGTCCGGCTTAGTGCAAGATCATAACATGATTGCCTTCTACCGAAGAGATTAGTCACTGTTTGTTCATGCAACATCCTCCCAAGGCCATTGAGTTTGTTCTCTCGCTCATTCTAGCAAAATATGGCTGTAAAGCGAAAAGCACGAGCTTAAATGGCAATGATCCTTCCTGCAAGATTTAGACTTTTGTGTGAGACAAGTAGGAGGCATCTGCTTCAAACTGCTTCATAATCAAGTTCAAACAAGATTCCCAGTAAAACAGAAGTAAATGCCAGGTATATGACATGAACTATCCAAACGATTACCCAAACTTTTCTTGATAATTCAAGGAACTATGAACAAAGTTGCATCAATAAtgtttcttttgtcttttttctGGCACCTGTATTAGTCCCTAGTCAGTAGTCTCCACCCTCAAAATTGGATATTGGCGGAATACTTCTCATAATTCAATTGGAAGAACAAATTTAGTAAGGAAAATGTTAATTGCACTTCACTTTTTGTTAATCATACTCTCATTATAATTTTTATCATACGGTGGTTTCCATGTGCTagattatatgataaaacaaatgataCGAGTGCGATAACAAAAAGTGAAGTGCGGTTAACATTTTCTAATTAGTAATCCTACTATACATGATAGTTTACTAAATTGCCATTGCAAGAATTTTTAGTTCTAATAACCTTAGAAGTAAACTAGAACAATAATCTTAAGTACTATCATATGTTTCATTCTTGACATAAGTTCTTAAAAAAAAGCACTTTAAGCATAGGAAAAAGCACAAAAACCTTTGTCGATAGGAGCCAAAGTAAATATACAGTTAGGGTACTCAGTAAACATCATGCAGGCCAAAAAGTTGAAAATACAACCACTAGGATTTAGTAAATATTTATTGCCTCTTCTTGCATTCAAACACTtcacttttcttaaaaaaaaaaaaaaattaacactatTTTAATGAGTACCACCCAATGACGAACCCAGTATTTTAGTTTAAGGGAACGAACCATCAATGATATAATAACAGAAAAATTCTATAGCAAATAAAGCAATGTAGAATGAAGATTCAATAGACTATAATTaggaataagaaaattttaagaaatgAAGACAAAATATAAAGAAAGATGTTCAAAACggtggttgaagtttctttaaTTTGTATGatagttgaatttttttttttttttttggtcttggATTTCTTGTACAAATTATACAGTGTTaccttattttatattttaaagttataataatcaaagaaattaagagttgatttattagaagaaatttggttaaaagaaatttaatatttttgtaatttttattaaGAAATAGTATTAATTGTAAGGTGATGTAGATATTAATGGTATACTTTTATAAGAAAACTAAACGTTAGTTTGGTGTAGGACACTttatcaaaagaaaataaataaaataacaaaaaaaactaCTAATAATTATGTTTACGGGGAGGGCCAAAGTAATATAATTTTAGTTGACAACTAAAATcataaaaagaattttaaaattttaaaaactttggGAGTACATTCTTAATTAAAGTAAATATATAAGTCAAGTTTTGTAACGTACCTCAAAGCAAAAGTTCAACTTGCAATCCTTCTCAGCTTCTTCCACAATCAatttttaagaaacaaacaccATCATATCCAATTCctaatttgttatttatttatcgACTCGGACGACAATCTAATTGCTATACGATGACTACAAGTTGAAAATGTTTAATTCCAcaatcttttcttatttttttttgtcgcaaCGATAGGATTCCTATAACCTAAACTAGCCTATtctagggggagggggaggggactCGATGTGAGTAGAAACTCCATCGAATATGGCCAAAGAAGACCGTCACATATTGTGACAAATTTTTGAGGGAGGCAGGGTTCAAACCCATGACCTCTTTGCATCACCAAACCTTAGAAAGCTTGGGATGACCACCGGACCAAAGGCCAATGACATGAATCTTTTCTTACTCCCaatttaaaattatttatactaaGTGTTTGCTTGCACAACACATATGACTACTGCAAATATGGGGTTGACTTTTCAACATAAAAGAATCTTTTCACTGTTGGAAAAAGATTAGTAATTTAAGGGACAATCACACTAATTGTCCCTCACATATTGTAAATGTGAAAAATTAGTCTCTCAAATTGAAAATGATCAGTTTTAGTtcctaacaaataaaaaaagatcAATTTTAATCCCTTGGcacttttccaagcaatttttGACCGGAATGTGTCATGCACACATCACCCTTGGcacttttccaagcaatttttGACCGGAATGTATCATGCACACATCACATGCACAATTTTTAAAGGGTAAAAATTGTAGACCACTTTAATGTTGATCAAAAAAATGTGAGGGACCATTACTCATCAACCTCCTTCAACTCTTCCAAACCCTAAATCTAAGCTTCATCACCAATGGCAGAAGCATGAAAAATTTGCTCGGTCAGTAGTTTGAACGGAAGGAAAAAATGCTTGTACAGTTTTGATCCTCCCACGTCTTCTGGTGTTAATTAATTAGAGTTAAATAGATGGCTTTCCTCTTCATACGTGGAAAAGAAGAATTTGGAGGAAAAGAATTGCAACATCTGAGATATAAACAAGAACCCAGAAACCAACGTGAGAGCATCAAGCAAGAATCTTAGACCCCAACCTTTTTTCTAGAAGAAAAAaggataaaacaaaaaaaaggagacCCCAATTAACTGTTGCCGCTAGCATCCTCCTATAGCTCATCCAATATCCAACAATAGCTTCTGAAGATCTCCCATAGGCCACCAAATATTCaacatcattaaaaaaaaaaaaaaaaaaaagtttctcaATGTCTCCACAGTTTCGTATGCTTTTAACTCTTTCCCCACATTTGGCAGAACATCCACCATTTCTATTATTATACATTATTGGACAAGGTGAAAATCTATCCATGAAGAGCAACTAAATTTTGAAATAGAAAATAACCATTAAAAGGTAGTACTTGTCACTTGAAGTTTTCAGCATAAATTGTACCAATGAAAGTGTCTGAAGGCCCCCAATTTCAGATCTGAAGATAAGAATCATCCTTGATATAAGACAAAATAGCaggaaaaaattaattaaaagggttaaaaggaaaatcaaggtCCCGTTTGGTAAGTGAGTTTTTGGGTGTTtatttaaaactttactgtagaaatttttaaaaaaaaatttgaagtgtgtttttttgaatattttgaagtgtatagtttaaaaattttaagaagTTTTTTGATATTACTGTAGATAAAGCTATTAAAAAACTTATTGCAGACAAACTTAGCAAAAAACTCAAGTGCCAAACAGGGCCCAATATCTAGAGAGGGATGTTTCTTGGATTCACTTCATCTCACTTCAATCTCCTATCCTATTATTCTCCTTGggttcaaactcattttttcttcCCTCGACCTTCTCTTCATCCCTTCCCGAATCCGAATGGTCTAGAGACAAATACAATTATTGCTTGAAAGTTTTTGATTGCGCATTTGATTTCTTTAGTCAAactctttttattttcatttaattgAGAGTCCAAGTTGATCTGAACTTTTGAAGACTTTTTGAATATTATTATTTGCAAAGTGTGATGTGGCTATTTTCTGTTTAAGGGATCTACAATCTAGGTGGTGGACCAAGTTCATGCAAGTATTTGCCTACATTTTTTGGTCAATATTGAAGTGATTTGCCTTTTATACCCTTTAAAAGTCGGGCACGTGACATGCGCGTGACACATTCCGACCAAAAATCGCTCGGAAAAGTGCAAAAGGACTAAAATGGatctttttttatttgctaGAGATTAAAATTGATCATTTTCGTTTTGAGAGactaaattttcatatttataatatgtgaGGGACGACTAATCCAATTCTCCCATAATTTAATATCCACTACTTTTTTCCCCTTTAGCTATTAGTAGTAGTTTCAGTAAAGAATTATTATTGCACTTTTATAGCAAGGGAGATGCCAGCTCGGCACTTTTCAGATCAAATCAGCACCTAAAAAACTATAAAAGAAGCATCATACATCGTAAAAACTAACGCAAAACGAGATATTATACAGGATACTGGGAACTTTCAGT containing:
- the LOC113726988 gene encoding putative disease resistance protein RGA4 isoform X1, yielding MAEPISALASPIFKLVVQKLALLIQDEIFTPAGFEKDVKTLQDKFMDIQKVIEDAEEIPRRSKVADLLEELKDAIYDAENILDMLSTEVLIWNEMRQVNTCPPVAPDWIFRLKNRSIVHGIHEIMERFDSIRSRFDSKKALLNLVGEDSVGKEKEKRGPARISSVMDLEVVGRVKEKREIIKMLKSSGNSVDGRVSVTTITGMGGIGKTVLARQVYHDRELDEFDIKSWISVSDSEGPINMSTIFDKIIDACAKAKKADKDSKLAGHCDVKIWISVTDREGPMNVSRSFENIIPAKDYIPGGSLESKLQHSVEGLKLLLVLDDVWTENLEDWKELEKGLLTAHNGTRVIVTGRSENVFGLSPQNVPIPHIPLGKLPHEECLKLFARNAIKGDESDLVNKDVKAIADGIVSKCDGLPLAVEVIGCLLRPQARHKWSGILNNDLAKVEEEYRDEKHRTLFVLRLSYFHLPPELKRCFSFCSIFPKGHEFDKDELVKLWMAHSLVQPSKLAETLEEKGRRCFDRLQELSFFQQQPESEKYRMHDYLHDLAELVSGKYSCIVKGENPSRIDPKTHHIALMCEKVEGASKSIMKCKKLRTILMPMSRNSLTDFGKTLGKMFQTLKYLRVLDLSSSSVAKLPKTLAELKLLHYLNLSRTKIKWLPNELCSLLNLQTLKLLDCPWLLGLPKGLSRLINLRHLEIEEAFWKYRCLRQPPNIGRLTSLQNLHKFCVGEAKKGFGIEQLKGMNDLEGSLHIMELNKAERAAEANLKNKPRVQVLELEWASETKREISQLKGKTPDEHDAEVLEDLEPHSSLTKLRVHRYCGKRTPSWLSRGKLQLLKTLILEGCQNLETLMLGRQENLEVICIKNMQKLRELPAQLECPLLHTLKIINCPDLIQLPQSIPKLRILKVKKCNSLKAIPSLSAIYSGTLVLVDNPVLEGFPGNYSVDFRDLGARIWRCMITNCPKIHGLPAKYYNSCRASMNRKLEIGECESIYFDPSEPLTQLAIDRCRSHTLLEAMNIISEYKFGITSDSVVSLHYLQSLSISNISDLISFPTKWEVQITSLYISACKDLEDLFDSEQSCKGSLPRLVNLCIRDCPKLSNFPEEGLPPKLELLVIQSCIRLESLGPPDTLKDLTSLADVCIVDCPKLQSFPAQGFPSSLQHLRIRDSPLLTEKVSKNEKGRGPDWPKIMNIPYLEIDEVRPSPAPVFASCSQSLTCFKVFYRTSMDS
- the LOC113726988 gene encoding putative disease resistance protein RGA4 isoform X2 is translated as MAEPISALASPIFKLVVQKLALLIQDEIFTPAGFEKDVKTLQDKFMDIQKVIEDAEEIPRRSKVADLLEELKDAIYDAENILDMLSTEVLIWNEMRQVNTCPPVAPDWIFRLKNRSIVHGIHEIMERFDSIRSRFDSKKALLNLVGEDSVGKEKEKRGPARISSVMDLEVVGRVKEKREIIKMLKSSGNSVDGRVSVTTITGMGGIGKTVLARQVYHDRELDEFDIKSWISVSDSEGPINMSTIFDKIIDACAKAKKADKDSKLAGHCDVKIWISVTDREGPMNVSRSFENIIPAKDYIPGGSLESKLQHSVEGLKLLLVLDDVWTENLEDWKELEKGLLTAHNGTRVIVTGRSENVFGLSPQNVPIPHIPLGKLPHEECLKLFARNAIKGDESDLVNKDVKAIADGIVSKCDGLPLAVEVIGCLLRPQARHKWSGILNNDLAKVEEEYRDEKHRTLFVLRLSYFHLPPELKRCFSFCSIFPKGHEFDKDELVKLWMAHSLVQPSKLAETLEEKGRRCFDRLQELSFFQQQPESEKYRMHDYLHDLAELVSGKYSCIVKGENPSRIDPKTHHIALMCEKVEGASKSIMKCKKLRTILMPMSRNSLTDFGKTLGKMFQTLKYLRVLDLSSSSVAKLPKTLAELKLLHYLNLSRTKIKWLPNELCSLLNLQTLKLLDCPWLLGLPKGLSRLINLRHLEIEEAFWKYRCLRQPPNIGRLTSLQNLHKFCVGEAKKGFGIEQLKGMNDLEGSLHIMELNKAERAAEANLKNKPRVQVLELEWASETKREISQLKGKTPDEHDAEVLEDLEPHSSLTKLRVHRYCGKRTPSWLSRGKLQLLKTLILEGCQNLETLMLGRQENLEVICIKNMQKLRELPAQLECPLLHTLKIINCPDLIQLPQSIPKLRILKVKKCNSLKAIPSLSAIYSGTLVLVDNPVLEGFPGNYSVDFRDLGARIWRCMITNCPKIHGLPAKYYNSCRASMNRKLEIGECESIYFDPSEPLTQLAIDRCRSHTLLEAMNIISEYKFGITSDSVVSLHYLQSLSISNISDLISFPTKWEVQITSLYISACKDLEDLFDSEQSCKGSLPRLVNLCIRDCPKLSNFPEEGLPPKLELLVIQSCIRLESLGPPDTLKDLTSLADVCIVDCPKLQSFPAQGFPSSLQHLRIRDSPLLTEKVSKNEKGRGPDWPKIMNIPYLEIDEVRPSPAPVFASCSQSLTCFKGH